Proteins encoded by one window of Streptacidiphilus sp. PB12-B1b:
- a CDS encoding MFS transporter, with protein sequence MSATETGPDTVTPPAAPAVQPAVPAPAVGRARTLLLLAIAAAAFNLRPAVAALGPMLDRIWDSLHMSAAVAGVLTALPSLCFAVVGLLAPALARRIGPAATVCAGMGAVALGLAARALAPGSALFLLLSAVALAGIAVTNVLMPVLVKRYFPDRVGPVTGLYSMSLALGTSVSAAFAVPLTSALGGSWRVGLAVWSLAAVAALLLWLAQLALARRSGLGETAVPAAERRAAFRISRSRTAWALTLFFGLQSTAAYAIMGWMPQMFQDSGISATESGVLLAVTMLVSAPLSFVIPSLAARRPDQGRIVLVLAGCGMASYAGLAFAPAAAPWLWAVLAGFSGSAFPLLLTMIGLRARSAEGVARLSAFCQGLGYLISVPGPILIGVLYQREHGWYGPLALLAVLLVAQAVVGLRAARPRQIEDEV encoded by the coding sequence ATGTCTGCCACGGAGACCGGTCCCGACACCGTCACGCCCCCTGCCGCGCCAGCCGTACAGCCGGCGGTGCCCGCCCCCGCCGTCGGGCGCGCCCGGACACTGCTGCTGCTCGCCATCGCCGCCGCCGCCTTCAACCTGCGACCGGCCGTCGCCGCCCTCGGGCCGATGCTCGACCGGATCTGGGACAGCCTGCACATGAGCGCCGCCGTGGCCGGCGTCCTCACCGCGCTGCCCTCGCTCTGCTTCGCCGTCGTCGGCCTGCTCGCCCCGGCCCTGGCCCGGCGGATCGGCCCGGCCGCGACCGTCTGCGCCGGGATGGGCGCGGTGGCGCTGGGCCTGGCCGCGCGCGCCCTGGCCCCCGGCAGCGCGCTGTTCCTGCTGCTCAGCGCGGTCGCGCTGGCCGGGATCGCGGTGACCAACGTGCTGATGCCGGTGCTGGTCAAGCGCTACTTCCCGGACCGGGTCGGCCCGGTGACCGGCCTGTACTCGATGTCGCTGGCGCTCGGCACCTCCGTCTCCGCCGCCTTCGCCGTGCCGCTCACCAGCGCGCTGGGCGGCAGCTGGCGGGTCGGCCTGGCCGTCTGGTCGCTCGCCGCCGTCGCCGCCCTGCTGCTGTGGCTGGCGCAGCTGGCGCTGGCCCGCCGCAGCGGACTCGGCGAGACCGCCGTCCCGGCCGCCGAGCGGCGCGCGGCCTTCCGGATCTCCCGCAGCCGCACCGCCTGGGCGCTCACCCTCTTCTTCGGGCTCCAGTCCACCGCGGCCTACGCGATCATGGGCTGGATGCCGCAGATGTTCCAGGACTCCGGCATCTCCGCCACCGAGTCCGGGGTGCTGCTGGCGGTCACCATGCTGGTCAGCGCGCCGCTCAGCTTCGTCATCCCCAGCCTCGCGGCCCGCCGCCCCGACCAGGGCCGGATCGTGCTGGTGCTGGCCGGCTGCGGAATGGCCTCCTACGCGGGCCTGGCCTTCGCCCCGGCCGCCGCGCCCTGGCTCTGGGCGGTACTGGCCGGATTCTCCGGCTCCGCCTTCCCGCTGCTGCTCACCATGATCGGCCTGCGCGCCCGCTCGGCCGAGGGCGTGGCCCGGCTGTCGGCCTTCTGCCAGGGCCTCGGCTACCTGATCTCGGTCCCCGGGCCGATCCTGATCGGCGTCCTCTACCAGCGCGAGCACGGCTGGTACGGGCCGCTGGCGCTGCTGGCCGTGCTGCTGGTGGCGCAGGCGGTGGTCGGCCTGCGCGCCGCCCGGCCGCGGCAGATCGAGGACGAGGTGTGA
- a CDS encoding FadR/GntR family transcriptional regulator: MTLTSPRREPLADQVIAQLRAQITSGEWPVGSRIPTEVELVEQLGVARNTVREAVRALAHNGLLDIRQGSGTYVLATSELAGVMHRRFAGAPWEQVTELRGALEAAAARLAASRRTARDLKLLDTALARREDAWRSGDVEHFIQTDTAFHQAVIAAAHNDVLSALYADLGEVMRSELRQTVGPVLAEHRYVAHDGILAGIREGDGEKASQQAVAVLTTCRA; this comes from the coding sequence ATGACGCTGACCTCGCCCCGGCGCGAGCCCCTGGCAGACCAGGTGATCGCGCAGCTGCGGGCGCAGATCACCTCGGGCGAGTGGCCGGTGGGATCGCGCATCCCGACCGAGGTGGAGCTGGTCGAACAGCTGGGCGTGGCCCGGAACACCGTCCGCGAGGCGGTCCGGGCGCTCGCGCACAACGGCCTGCTGGACATCCGGCAGGGCTCGGGGACGTACGTGCTGGCCACCAGCGAACTGGCCGGGGTGATGCACCGGCGCTTCGCCGGCGCGCCGTGGGAGCAGGTCACCGAACTGCGCGGGGCGCTGGAGGCGGCGGCGGCCCGGCTCGCCGCCTCCCGCCGCACCGCCCGGGACCTCAAGCTGCTCGATACCGCGCTGGCCCGGCGCGAGGACGCCTGGCGCTCGGGCGACGTGGAGCACTTCATCCAGACCGACACCGCCTTCCACCAGGCGGTGATCGCCGCCGCGCACAACGACGTGCTGTCCGCGCTGTACGCGGACCTCGGCGAGGTGATGCGCAGCGAGCTGCGGCAGACCGTCGGGCCGGTGCTCGCGGAGCACCGCTACGTGGCCCACGACGGCATCCTGGCGGGCATCCGCGAGGGCGACGGCGAGAAGGCCTCCCAGCAGGCCGTGGCCGTCCTCACCACCTGCCGCGCCTGA
- the fabI gene encoding enoyl-ACP reductase FabI, producing MSGILEGKRILVTGVLMESSIAFQVAKLAQEQGAEIILTAFPRPSLTERIAKKLPKPAKVLELDVTNQEHLDGLAEQVREHLGGLDGVVHSIGFAPQDALGGNFLNTPWESVATAVHVSAFSLKSLTMACLPLMTEGGSVVGLTFDATIAWPQYDWMGPAKAALEATSRYLARDLGKQDVRCNLVSAGPIKSMAAKSIPGFDTLADTWNVRSPLSWDVTDPEPAGRGVVALLSDWFPKTTGEIVHVDGGLHAIGA from the coding sequence ATGAGTGGAATCCTCGAAGGCAAGCGCATCCTGGTGACCGGGGTGCTGATGGAGTCCTCCATCGCGTTCCAGGTCGCCAAGCTGGCGCAGGAGCAGGGCGCGGAGATCATCCTGACCGCCTTTCCGCGGCCCAGCCTGACCGAGCGCATCGCCAAGAAGCTGCCGAAGCCCGCCAAGGTGCTGGAGCTGGACGTCACCAACCAGGAGCACCTGGACGGCCTGGCCGAGCAGGTGCGCGAGCACCTCGGCGGCCTGGACGGCGTGGTGCACTCCATCGGCTTCGCCCCGCAGGACGCCCTGGGCGGCAACTTCCTGAACACCCCGTGGGAGTCGGTGGCGACCGCGGTGCACGTCTCGGCGTTCTCGCTGAAGTCGCTCACCATGGCCTGCCTGCCGCTGATGACCGAGGGCGGCTCGGTGGTTGGCCTGACCTTCGACGCGACCATCGCCTGGCCGCAGTACGACTGGATGGGCCCGGCCAAGGCCGCGCTGGAGGCCACCTCCCGCTACCTGGCCCGTGACCTGGGCAAGCAGGACGTCCGCTGCAACCTGGTCTCGGCCGGTCCGATCAAGTCCATGGCCGCCAAGTCCATCCCCGGCTTCGACACCCTGGCCGACACCTGGAACGTCCGCTCGCCGCTGAGCTGGGACGTCACCGACCCCGAGCCCGCCGGGCGCGGTGTGGTGGCGCTGCTCTCCGACTGGTTCCCGAAGACCACCGGCGAGATCGTCCACGTCGACGGCGGGCTGCACGCCATCGGCGCCTGA
- the fabG gene encoding 3-oxoacyl-[acyl-carrier-protein] reductase, which translates to MSRSVLVTGGNRGIGLAIARAFAETGDKVAVTYRSGEPPEGLFGVKCDITDAEQVDRAFTEVEAQHGPVDILVANAGVTRDTLLLRMTEDDFTSVLDTNLTGAFRVVKRASRQMMRARKGRVVLISSVVGLTGSPGQANYAASKAGLVGFARSLARELGARNITVNVVAPGFVDTDMTAVLSDERRAEIVAGVPLGRYASPDEIASTVRFLASDEAAYITGAVIPVDGGLGMGH; encoded by the coding sequence TTGAGCCGCTCGGTTCTCGTCACCGGAGGCAACCGGGGCATCGGCCTCGCCATCGCCCGGGCCTTCGCTGAGACCGGCGACAAGGTCGCCGTCACCTACCGCTCGGGGGAGCCGCCGGAGGGGCTGTTCGGCGTCAAGTGCGACATCACCGACGCCGAGCAGGTCGACCGCGCCTTCACCGAGGTCGAGGCGCAGCACGGCCCGGTGGACATCCTGGTCGCCAACGCCGGGGTCACCCGGGACACGCTGCTGCTGCGGATGACCGAGGACGACTTCACCTCCGTCCTGGACACCAACCTGACCGGCGCGTTCCGCGTGGTGAAGCGGGCGTCGCGGCAGATGATGCGGGCCCGCAAGGGCCGGGTCGTGCTGATCTCCTCGGTGGTCGGCCTCACCGGCTCCCCGGGCCAGGCCAACTACGCCGCGTCCAAGGCCGGGCTGGTGGGCTTCGCCCGCTCGCTCGCCCGTGAGCTGGGCGCGCGCAACATCACCGTCAACGTGGTCGCCCCCGGCTTCGTGGACACCGACATGACCGCGGTGCTCAGCGACGAGCGCCGCGCCGAGATCGTCGCGGGCGTGCCCCTCGGCCGCTACGCCTCGCCGGACGAGATCGCGTCCACCGTGCGCTTCCTCGCCTCCGACGAGGCCGCATACATCACCGGAGCCGTCATTCCCGTCGACGGCGGATTGGGCATGGGTCACTGA
- a CDS encoding TldD/PmbA family protein, with protein sequence MPDTPSSPSSAAIDPAFLALPLRGLADAALARARALGASHADFRLERIRSASWRLRDARPSGSSDTLQLGYAVRVVRDGAWGFAAGVDLTPEAAARVAEQAVAVARISAGISASSGTEDVVELADEPVYGDVSWVSAYEVNPFEVSDAEKSALLAEWSGRLLAAEGVSHVTATLLTVQENKFYADTAGTVTTQQRIRLNPELEAVSVDERTGAFDSMRTLAAPAARGWEYLTGTGWDWDAELAELPTLLAEKMKAPSVEAGRYDLVVDPTNLWLTIHESIGHATELDRALGYEAAYAGTSFATFDRLGSLRYGSDVMHVTGDRTVEHGLSTIGYDDEGVRTQSWDLIKDGTLVGYQLDRRMARLKGLGRSNGCAHADSPAHVPVQRMANVSLQPAADGPDTAGLIAGVENGIYILGDRSWSIDMQRYNFQFTGQRFFAIRNGRLAGQLKDVAYQATTTDFWGSMEAVGGPQTYHLGGAFNCGKAQPGQVAAVSHGCPSALFRSVNVLNTQQEAGH encoded by the coding sequence ATGCCGGACACACCCTCGTCCCCGTCAAGCGCAGCCATCGATCCCGCGTTCCTGGCGCTGCCGCTGCGCGGCCTGGCCGACGCCGCGCTGGCCCGCGCCCGAGCGCTGGGCGCGAGCCACGCCGACTTCCGCCTGGAGCGCATCCGCAGCGCCTCCTGGCGGCTGCGCGACGCCCGACCGTCCGGGTCCTCGGACACGCTGCAGCTCGGCTACGCCGTGCGCGTCGTCCGGGACGGCGCCTGGGGCTTCGCGGCCGGGGTGGACCTCACCCCCGAGGCCGCCGCCCGGGTCGCCGAGCAGGCCGTGGCCGTGGCCCGGATCAGCGCCGGGATCAGCGCCTCCTCGGGCACCGAGGACGTCGTGGAGCTGGCGGACGAGCCGGTGTACGGGGACGTCAGCTGGGTCTCCGCGTACGAGGTCAACCCGTTCGAGGTGTCCGACGCGGAGAAGTCGGCGCTGCTGGCGGAGTGGAGCGGGCGGCTGCTGGCGGCCGAGGGGGTGTCCCACGTCACGGCCACCCTGCTGACCGTGCAGGAGAACAAGTTCTACGCGGACACCGCGGGCACGGTCACCACCCAGCAGCGCATCCGGCTCAACCCGGAGCTGGAGGCCGTCTCGGTGGACGAGCGCACCGGCGCCTTCGACTCCATGCGCACCCTGGCCGCTCCGGCCGCGCGCGGCTGGGAGTACCTGACCGGGACCGGCTGGGACTGGGACGCGGAGCTGGCCGAGCTGCCGACGCTGCTGGCCGAGAAGATGAAGGCGCCCAGCGTCGAGGCGGGCCGCTACGACCTGGTGGTGGACCCCACCAACCTGTGGCTGACCATCCACGAGTCCATCGGCCACGCCACTGAGCTGGACCGGGCGCTGGGCTACGAGGCCGCGTACGCCGGGACCTCCTTCGCCACCTTCGACCGGCTCGGCAGCCTGCGCTACGGCTCGGACGTCATGCACGTCACCGGGGACCGCACGGTCGAGCACGGCCTGTCCACCATCGGCTACGACGACGAGGGCGTGCGCACCCAGTCCTGGGACCTGATCAAGGACGGCACCCTGGTCGGCTACCAGCTGGACCGCAGGATGGCCCGACTGAAGGGCCTGGGCCGCTCCAACGGCTGCGCCCACGCGGACTCCCCCGCGCACGTCCCGGTGCAGCGGATGGCCAACGTCTCGCTGCAGCCCGCCGCGGACGGCCCGGACACCGCCGGGCTGATCGCCGGGGTCGAGAACGGCATCTACATCCTCGGGGACCGCTCCTGGTCCATCGACATGCAGCGCTACAACTTCCAGTTCACCGGGCAGCGGTTCTTCGCCATCAGGAACGGCCGGCTGGCCGGGCAGCTCAAGGACGTCGCCTACCAGGCCACCACCACCGACTTCTGGGGCTCGATGGAGGCCGTCGGCGGCCCGCAGACGTACCACCTGGGCGGGGCCTTCAACTGCGGCAAGGCCCAGCCGGGCCAGGTCGCGGCGGTCTCCCACGGCTGCCCCTCGGCGCTGTTCCGTTCCGTCAACGTGCTCAACACCCAGCAGGAGGCGGGTCACTGA
- a CDS encoding metallopeptidase TldD-related protein, with protein MSDQTLRAAAPHEIVERALELSRTDGCVVIADEESSANLRWAGNALTTNGVTRGRTLTVIATVDGAEGTAAGVVSREAVTVGELESLVRAAEAAAREAGPAEDAQPLVQPSGGPSADFTAGPDETDIGVFADFAPALGEAFARSGKSGRLLYGFANHMVTSTYLGSSTGLRLRHDQPTGTLELNAKTADLTGSAWAGAATRDFRDVDPGAMEEQLAQRLAWAERRIELPAGRYETLLPPSALADLMIYLTWSAGARDAAEGSTVFSKPGGGTRIGDRLARLPLRMYGDPAHAGLEAAPFALTHSSGGDSSVFDNGLPLERTDWIRDGELANLVSTRHSAGLTGLPVRPAVDNLVLDGGGTATLDEMVARTERGLLLTCLWYIREVDPATLLLTGLTRDGVYLVEDGEVKGAVNNFRFNESPVDMLGRITEAGRTERCLPREWGDYFTRAAMPPVRISDFNMSSVSQAS; from the coding sequence ATGTCCGACCAGACCCTTCGGGCGGCAGCCCCCCACGAGATCGTCGAGCGCGCGCTGGAGCTCTCGCGCACCGACGGCTGCGTCGTCATCGCCGACGAGGAGTCCAGCGCCAACCTGCGCTGGGCCGGCAACGCGCTCACCACCAACGGCGTCACGCGCGGGCGCACGCTGACCGTCATCGCCACCGTGGACGGCGCCGAGGGCACCGCCGCCGGGGTGGTCTCCCGCGAGGCGGTGACCGTGGGCGAGCTGGAGTCGCTGGTCCGGGCCGCCGAGGCGGCCGCCCGCGAGGCCGGTCCGGCCGAGGACGCCCAGCCGCTGGTGCAGCCCTCCGGCGGCCCCTCGGCGGACTTCACGGCCGGCCCCGACGAGACCGACATCGGCGTCTTCGCGGACTTCGCCCCCGCTCTGGGCGAGGCCTTCGCCCGGTCCGGCAAGAGCGGGCGGCTGCTCTACGGCTTCGCCAACCACATGGTCACCTCCACCTACCTGGGCAGCTCCACCGGGCTGCGGCTGCGGCACGACCAGCCCACCGGCACCCTGGAGCTGAACGCCAAGACCGCCGACCTCACCGGCTCGGCCTGGGCGGGCGCGGCCACCCGGGACTTCCGCGACGTCGACCCGGGCGCGATGGAGGAGCAGCTGGCGCAGCGGCTGGCCTGGGCCGAGCGGCGGATCGAGCTGCCCGCGGGCCGGTACGAGACGCTGCTGCCGCCCTCGGCCCTGGCCGACCTGATGATCTACCTGACCTGGTCGGCGGGCGCCCGGGACGCGGCCGAGGGCAGCACCGTCTTCTCCAAGCCCGGCGGGGGCACCCGGATCGGCGACCGGCTGGCCCGGCTGCCGCTGCGGATGTACGGCGACCCGGCCCACGCCGGGCTGGAGGCCGCGCCGTTCGCGCTGACGCACTCCTCCGGCGGCGACTCCTCGGTCTTCGACAACGGCCTCCCGCTGGAGCGCACCGACTGGATCCGGGACGGCGAGCTGGCCAACCTGGTCAGCACCCGGCACTCGGCCGGCCTCACCGGGCTGCCGGTCCGCCCCGCCGTCGACAACCTCGTCCTGGACGGCGGCGGCACCGCCACCCTGGACGAGATGGTCGCCCGCACCGAGCGCGGGCTGCTGCTGACCTGCCTGTGGTACATCCGCGAGGTGGACCCGGCGACACTGCTGCTGACCGGGCTCACCCGGGACGGCGTCTACCTGGTCGAGGACGGCGAGGTGAAGGGGGCGGTGAACAACTTCCGCTTCAACGAGTCGCCGGTCGACATGCTCGGCCGGATCACCGAGGCCGGGCGCACCGAGCGGTGCCTGCCGCGCGAGTGGGGCGACTACTTCACCCGCGCGGCCATGCCGCCGGTCCGGATCTCCGACTTCAACATGAGTTCGGTGAGCCAGGCGTCCTGA
- a CDS encoding DUF3099 domain-containing protein, with protein sequence MGKFTGRRRPGRPGTVVRITGARAGLTEDVRGRQRRYMLSMAVRTLCVILAIVLWKESRVIAVIALVGGTLIPYLAVVYANAGRETVPGLPDTFIGYQPPPMLEPGPGIPAQGAAPEPGPQP encoded by the coding sequence ATGGGGAAGTTCACAGGCAGGCGCAGGCCCGGTCGTCCGGGCACGGTCGTACGCATCACCGGCGCACGGGCCGGTCTCACCGAGGACGTCCGCGGCCGCCAGCGCCGCTACATGCTCTCCATGGCCGTGCGCACGCTGTGCGTGATCCTGGCGATCGTGCTCTGGAAGGAGTCGCGGGTCATCGCCGTGATCGCGCTGGTCGGCGGGACGCTGATCCCCTACCTGGCGGTGGTGTACGCCAACGCCGGGCGGGAGACCGTGCCGGGCCTGCCGGACACCTTCATCGGCTACCAGCCGCCGCCGATGCTGGAGCCGGGCCCGGGCATCCCGGCGCAGGGGGCCGCCCCCGAGCCGGGCCCGCAACCTTAA
- the moaA gene encoding GTP 3',8-cyclase MoaA, whose protein sequence is MLMDTFGRRAVDLRVSLTDRCNLRCSYCMPEEGLQWLAKSSLLTDDEVVRLVRVAVGLLGVTEVRFTGGEPLLRPGLVGIVTACAALEPRPELSVTTNAVGLARTAEALRAAGLDRVNVSLDTLDREAFHTLTRRDRLPDVIAGLAAADAAGLRPVKINTVLMRGVNDHEAADLLDWCLARGYELRFIEQMPLDAQHGWRRDSMVTAEEILDRLAARFELVPEPAAGRGAAPAERWTVAGHTAPDGQPARVGVIASVTRPFCRACDRTRLTADGQVRNCLFATGETDLRSALRAGADDEQLAGLWRAAMWGKKAGGGIDAPDFAQPERPMSAIGG, encoded by the coding sequence GTGCTGATGGACACGTTCGGACGCCGCGCGGTCGATCTGCGGGTGTCACTGACAGACCGCTGCAACCTGCGCTGCAGCTACTGCATGCCCGAGGAGGGGCTGCAGTGGCTGGCCAAGTCCAGCCTGCTCACCGACGACGAGGTGGTCCGGCTGGTGCGGGTCGCGGTCGGCCTGCTCGGCGTCACCGAGGTCCGCTTCACCGGCGGCGAGCCGCTGCTGCGCCCGGGCCTGGTCGGCATCGTCACCGCCTGCGCCGCGCTGGAGCCGCGCCCCGAACTGTCGGTGACCACCAACGCCGTCGGGCTGGCCCGCACCGCCGAGGCCCTGCGCGCGGCCGGGCTGGACCGGGTGAACGTCTCGCTGGACACCCTCGACCGGGAGGCCTTCCACACCCTCACCCGGCGCGACCGGCTGCCCGACGTCATCGCCGGACTGGCCGCCGCCGACGCCGCCGGACTGCGCCCGGTGAAGATCAACACCGTGCTGATGCGCGGCGTCAACGACCACGAGGCCGCCGACCTGCTCGACTGGTGCCTGGCCCGGGGCTACGAGCTGCGGTTCATCGAGCAGATGCCGCTGGACGCCCAGCACGGCTGGCGGCGCGACTCCATGGTCACCGCCGAGGAGATACTCGACCGGCTGGCCGCCCGCTTCGAGCTGGTCCCCGAGCCCGCCGCCGGACGCGGCGCCGCCCCCGCCGAGCGCTGGACCGTCGCCGGGCACACCGCCCCGGACGGGCAGCCCGCCCGGGTCGGCGTGATCGCCAGCGTCACCCGGCCCTTCTGCCGGGCCTGCGACCGCACCCGGCTCACCGCCGACGGGCAGGTCCGCAACTGCCTCTTCGCCACCGGCGAGACCGACCTGCGGAGCGCCCTGCGCGCGGGCGCGGACGACGAGCAGCTGGCCGGGCTGTGGCGGGCCGCGATGTGGGGCAAGAAGGCCGGCGGCGGCATAGACGCCCCGGACTTCGCCCAGCCCGAGCGGCCGATGTCGGCCATCGGCGGCTGA
- a CDS encoding acyl-CoA dehydrogenase family protein, translated as MSRPTLDPRDPLGLDDLFDAEELAVRDTVRAWCQDRVLPHIADWYERGELPGVRELARELGALGALGMHLEGYGCAGASAVQYGLACVELEAADSGLRSLVSVQGSLAMYAIHQWGSEEQRQQWLPGMAAGEVIGCFGLTEPDHGSDPASMRTRARREGSDWVLDGRKMWITNGSVAGVAVVWAQTDDGIRGFVVPTDAPGFSAPEIKHKASLRASVTSELVLDGVRLPADAVLPGVRGLKGPLSCLNQARYGIAWGALGAARSCLEAAREYSIGREQFGRPIGAFQLTQAKLADMSLELNKGLLLALHLGRRMDAGTLRPEQVSYGKLNSVREALSIARTARTIMGANGISYEYPVMRHAANLESVLTYEGTVEMHQLVIGQLLTGQSAFR; from the coding sequence ATGAGCCGCCCCACCCTCGACCCCCGTGACCCGCTCGGCCTCGACGACCTGTTCGACGCCGAGGAGCTGGCCGTCCGCGACACCGTCCGCGCCTGGTGCCAGGACCGGGTGCTGCCGCACATCGCCGACTGGTACGAGCGCGGCGAGCTGCCCGGGGTCCGCGAGCTGGCCCGGGAGCTGGGCGCGCTCGGCGCGCTCGGCATGCACCTGGAGGGCTACGGCTGCGCCGGGGCCAGTGCCGTCCAGTACGGCCTGGCCTGCGTCGAGCTGGAGGCCGCCGACTCCGGCCTGCGCTCGCTGGTCTCGGTCCAGGGCTCGCTCGCCATGTACGCGATCCACCAGTGGGGCTCGGAGGAGCAGCGGCAGCAGTGGCTGCCGGGCATGGCCGCCGGGGAGGTCATCGGCTGCTTCGGCCTGACCGAGCCGGACCACGGCTCCGACCCGGCCTCCATGCGCACCCGCGCCAGGCGCGAGGGCTCGGACTGGGTGCTGGACGGCCGCAAGATGTGGATCACCAACGGCTCGGTGGCCGGTGTCGCCGTGGTGTGGGCCCAGACCGACGACGGCATCCGCGGCTTCGTCGTCCCCACCGACGCCCCCGGCTTCTCGGCGCCCGAGATCAAGCACAAGGCGTCGCTGCGCGCCTCGGTCACCAGCGAGCTGGTGCTGGACGGCGTACGGCTGCCCGCCGACGCCGTGCTGCCCGGGGTGCGCGGCCTCAAGGGGCCGCTGAGCTGCCTGAACCAGGCCCGGTACGGCATCGCCTGGGGCGCGCTGGGGGCGGCCCGCAGCTGCCTGGAGGCCGCCCGGGAGTACAGCATCGGCCGCGAGCAGTTCGGCCGGCCCATCGGCGCCTTCCAGCTCACCCAGGCCAAGCTGGCCGACATGTCGCTGGAGCTGAACAAAGGCCTGCTGCTGGCGCTGCACCTGGGCCGCCGGATGGACGCCGGGACGCTCCGCCCGGAGCAGGTCAGCTACGGCAAGCTGAACAGCGTCCGGGAGGCGCTCTCGATCGCCCGCACCGCGCGGACCATCATGGGCGCCAACGGCATCAGCTACGAGTACCCGGTGATGCGGCACGCCGCCAACCTGGAGAGCGTGCTCACCTACGAGGGCACGGTGGAGATGCACCAGCTGGTCATCGGCCAGCTGCTGACCGGCCAGAGCGCCTTCCGCTGA
- a CDS encoding zinc-dependent alcohol dehydrogenase family protein: MRATVIHAPNDIRIEEVPDPVVRNPTDAVVRTVLACICGSDLWAYRGVAAREPGQRIGHEFLGVVEAVGSEVRGFRPGDLVVAPFVWSDGVCAFCREGLHTSCPHGGFWGSVGSDGGQGEAVRVPFADGTLVQLPKDAASDSRLLTALLALSDVMSTGHHAALAAGVRPGATVAVVGDGAVGLCGVLAARRLGAERIIALGRHEDRTAIARTFGATDVVAARGEEAVAAVRELTAGVGAHAVLEAVGTEESMRTAVRIARDGGGVGYVGVPHGGSAGVDIQEMFDRNVSLRGGVAPARAYIPELLADVLSGRIDPSPVFDAAVDLDGVPGGYRAMDERTALKVKIAF; this comes from the coding sequence ATGCGCGCCACCGTCATCCACGCCCCCAACGACATCCGGATCGAGGAGGTCCCCGACCCGGTCGTCCGCAACCCCACCGACGCGGTCGTCCGCACCGTGCTGGCCTGCATCTGCGGCAGCGACCTGTGGGCCTACCGGGGCGTCGCCGCGCGGGAGCCGGGGCAGCGGATCGGCCACGAGTTCCTCGGGGTGGTCGAGGCGGTCGGCTCCGAGGTGCGCGGGTTCCGGCCCGGCGACCTGGTGGTGGCGCCCTTCGTGTGGTCCGACGGCGTCTGCGCGTTCTGCCGCGAGGGGCTGCACACCTCCTGTCCGCACGGCGGCTTCTGGGGCAGCGTCGGCTCCGACGGCGGCCAGGGCGAGGCGGTCCGGGTGCCCTTCGCCGACGGCACCCTGGTGCAGCTCCCGAAGGACGCCGCCTCCGACAGCCGGCTCCTGACCGCGCTGCTGGCGCTGTCCGACGTGATGTCCACCGGCCACCACGCGGCGCTCGCCGCGGGCGTGCGCCCCGGCGCGACGGTCGCCGTGGTCGGCGACGGCGCGGTCGGCCTGTGCGGCGTGCTGGCCGCGCGGCGGCTGGGCGCGGAGCGGATCATCGCCCTGGGCCGGCACGAGGACCGGACCGCCATCGCCCGCACCTTCGGCGCCACCGACGTCGTCGCGGCCCGCGGCGAGGAGGCGGTGGCCGCCGTCCGCGAGCTGACCGCGGGGGTGGGCGCGCACGCCGTGCTGGAGGCGGTCGGCACCGAGGAGTCCATGCGCACCGCCGTCCGCATCGCCCGGGACGGCGGCGGCGTGGGCTACGTCGGGGTGCCGCACGGCGGCAGCGCCGGGGTGGACATCCAGGAGATGTTCGACCGCAACGTCTCGCTGCGCGGCGGCGTGGCCCCGGCCCGCGCGTACATCCCGGAGCTGCTGGCCGACGTGCTGTCCGGCCGGATCGACCCCTCGCCGGTGTTCGACGCGGCGGTGGACCTGGACGGCGTGCCCGGCGGCTACCGGGCCATGGACGAGCGCACCGCGCTCAAGGTCAAGATCGCTTTCTGA